TCATCTGATATTTGCAGTGATGAGTTTGATTATAAAAAGGTACAACCAGAAATTTTGGTTACATACAAGAGAAGATGTCAAAATTCAAATGGGTATGTTGTAAAATTACTTCTTTTTCTGTTTCCCTTCATtgaattgtttttcttttccgATTTCTTGGACGTTAACTTGACTAATAGTTATTATGTCAGTTCTTTTCGATTCCAATTTTCTTCAATAAAGAAAGTGACTTTatgatataataattattaattaagtgACGATTTAAGAAACAACCCCCTTTCCTCTGTATTTTAGATGCCCTTTGAATCTTGGAATTTCTGCCAAGAAAAGTGTTTGGTTGGTAGCAAGAGGCGGATTTAGAATTTTAACTTGATGGGTtaaattttcatgattttccACTAGTCTCATTACACTTTTAGAAAAGTGGCTTCAAAAAGTAGTAATGTTTGTTGAAAATTTGATGTTTTTTACTTCTATATCTAAGCTCCGTTTTGAAGTACTCGGTTCAGTTCAGTGGTGGAGCTAGAATTTCAACTTTGTGTGTTCTGAATTTCAGAGCGGTGGCTTCAAAAGCTAATAACTGTGTTTactagtcttttttttttccttctaaatGTGGTATCTCTGCCAGTTTGCACACTGCatgcacctcgactaattccatggGCTACCCACACCTTCCACCAGCACAGTTACCTAGTAACTATGTCCACCAAGATTTAGACAAATGGAAAGAAATCGCCTAGTGTTTTTTGTCTTGGGGTATGTAGTTCATGAGTCTTTTGCCAATTAAGAAGGTGATCAATTGATAGATAAGTGAGCCAACACATACTCATTCATCATGTCTGTCATCAACTTGCAATTAATTTGTTTATTTGGTTGATACTAGCATTTGCTCTCTTCTATAAGACTAAAGGATGAGATGGCTATTTTGACGAAACAGACACTTAAGGCAGATAAGGAGAAATGATTCATGACAGTTTCTTAAAATCACACCATTAAACTAATCTAAATGCTTTTGAGTATAGAAGTTTGATCGTTACTCGGTCTTTCTCAAGTCATTTTGTCAAACAAATTGGGTTTCTGCTAAATTGGGGCTTTAGCCATGTGTTTGAAAAGAAACTATATCTCAGAGTGGTTACTACTTAACAGTGATGACCTTTCGTATGTCATCTTCAAGTTCTTTGCTTATGCTAAGCTGATTTTGCAGGCAAATGAATGTTGCATCAACTGGTGAAGCATCCAAGGAAATAAACTTGGAGGTGCCAAGCTTGGAGGTGGGAAAGTATGGGAAAATTCTGAATAAGAAGAGAAAGTACGCCCAATTCTATTTGGAACTTGGTCAGTCTGATTTTTTATTGCATACTTGTACTGTCTGTGGATTCAAATATGCCAAAGGTGATGAAGAGgatgaaaaatttcataagaCATTTCACAAGAATTATACGCATGGTATTCCATTTAAGGTAATTCAACAACAAAATTTGGTATTTCAAAATATTCTATTGTGcttgataaaaaatattatgaaaaagATTAAAGTTTTATCCCACCGGGCTTTGACAAAATGTCCAGGGTTGGCGGACTGAAAGAATTCTTCGAATTCCTACACTTGAAATTGGACGAATTATCTTGGTGCTGGAAGATGACCCTACTCCTCAGAGAAACAAGGTTTACAGATACTATTTGTTTATGCATGAAAAACTGTATTTTTACTTCCTTGATTGGCATTTCTCTAGTTAATCATGTTAAACATGGTTCATAGACTTAAGAGAGAGTGCATTGTTGGCAGGTAATGGAAGTTGTGAAGATGATGGAGATGGAACTTGGAGATGGGTGGATATATCATCAGCTATGCAAGGTTTCCTACTCTTGCAATTCTTAGAAACTTACAGTCATAGAAAGTAAACTTCATTGTTCAAAGCTGTTCACCAATTAATATCGAATTTCAAATTTCCGGCTTCCTATTCTCtgcttcattttattttttaacttgagTTCAATGAGCTTCTTAATCGTCCTATGTCATTGAATGTATGTTCTCATTTTGCTGACTAATTTTAGTGAAAAATTCTTTGTGTGGTGGTTATGTGACAGGCTGAGTTTTACTAGCTCTGTGAATGAAACACTAAAACATATCTCCTGTTAACAGGTGTATCTGTTTGTATCTTCTCAAAGAATATCTGGATGTCTGGTAGCAGAGCCCATTAAGAGGGCATATAAGATTCTCTCAAGACCAGAAGGCAGCAGGTGTAATGTTTCACCAGAGAAGGAAGCAAAACAGACTTCAACCACGCTCCAATTTGGGGGAGTGAGTTTCCAGAGGGAAATGGTAAGAAGAAATCAATCAACCAAAAGCTGTGAAGAGTCTGATGAAAGCGACAGTGGAGTAGTGTTGTGTGAGAAGGAAGCTGTATCTGCTTTATGTGGCATTAGAGCCATTTGGGTCACTCCCTCCAACAGAAGAAAGCATATTGCCAGCTATTTACTTGATGCTGCTAGGTAACACCATTCACTTTCTCAGAGTTGTTATGGTTCCTTGAAgtttttaattgaaaataagtTGCATGCTCAGTGAAGTTACAATGATGAAAGTCAGATGTTTAAACTAGTAATTGCTCCTTGGTTTCTATTGGAAACAAAAAAGTTCTTGTCTGAGAAACAAGACCACTGGAAAAGAAGCTGGCTGTCACAGATCACCAAACCTAATTTTGATAGAGTAAGCAGTCTGATGCTCTGACTTGATAAGTGTCTTTTGTGAACTTGTAGCTGAATTCTTCTTCACTCACACTTGATAATTTATGAAACGGTCCTGTTATGCAAGCATTCTCAAGGTCAGAATGGTGTACTCCATCTATATAGTATGAGAGGATCCTACTATAGTCTCCATCTATATTGCACAATCAGAATGGTGTAGACTGCTGCTGCATTACATGACTGAGATGCTTTGTTTATGGTGCTTTTCAAGATCAAGAGCTATCCTCCGGCTTTTTAAAGTTTACCAAAGACTTGACAGTTTTACACTCCTGCTGCTATTGCAGTTTCGGGCATAATTAATGCTTTTGAAAAATGTTGATATGGCACAACAATCGACGTGTTGGCATACAAAATACCTCTTGTTTTTTTCAAGCAAAAGTTGCCTTGATAAGAAATTTGTTTTGAGGAATATAACTGAGTGCTATCTAGATGGTTTAGAGATGATTATTGTTAGGTGTCCCACGTTAGTGGAGGTAATGGGTTGTCTCCTTTTATATCTTGGGCAATGTGAGCTAAattttggaaattgagttaGGCCTAAGGTCCATTTCTTGACAATGAAGAAGGTTTCGTCCACTGCTTCCTATATATTCAACGTACAGCGGTTTTAAATTCAGGCTATGATTAAGTTGTCAATGGTGATGAAGTCGCTGCTACTTTAGGGAAGGATTATGCTTTAGTCAAGGTTACTGGAGAATGGTGGAATCAAGATGCAACTGTCCTTAGCTATCAGTTAAGGAGTTCTGGGATTTTTGAGTGGGTATTTCCTTGCACAACATGATGTTGGTTCTCTAATGTCTAATGACTGCGGtcataaagaataaattgaaAGCTTTGTAACTTAGCATCAAAAGTCTCTTGGTATCTGGAATTGGCAATATACATTCCTCAAGTGATCCTTAAAGTAAAGTCTTTCTATTTATTCAAGAACAACTTGTATAGATTTGACGGAAAATGAATGTGACAAGACAACAAATTTCTATTGTACTCCATGGCCTGATAGTGTTAATAGCCAGCCGGGCCTGATCTATCGTtccattaaaatttaatattcgaCACCATGATAAAATACATGATTGCCCCCAGGTCTTTGGCTTAGTGGTAAGATGGCTACTTCCAATTCATGTACAGCTTATCTTAACACAACTGGTGGGTTCCCTTAACCAAGCCACTGCCTATGAGTCGCCGGCTCATTCTTTAACAGGCATGCTGTCAGAGCCCTGGCTCCTCCCACCTGGataaattcatttatttcatgCGCGATGTGTGGGTTAAGTGCATGCCACGGTCTCCAATCCTGCCACAAACAAAAGCTTGGTTTTTAAGTTGATAGAGGTAGAGGGACAGGTCCATTATTAACTGAGTTTCGAACCATGATCCACTGGTATAATCTCAGTCTACTTTTTATTGCATGACCATGTGGTATGGAAAACAATTGTTGCATTTTGGTCAAGTAATTTGCTTGAAGTTGGTAAAAGGGATAGTAAACTATTCTCTTTAAATTAAACTCCTTATTTGACATTTGCATTCTGAAATGGCAAACCACATATATTTGCACTGCATATGATTAAAGTTTAATCTGAACTTGCTTCTTATTTTCCAATGCAGGGAAAGTTTTTGCAAGGATTTGGTTCTTAAACGCTCAGAGTTAGCCTATTCTCAGCCCACCTCAGCTGGAAAGGCCTTCATCTCCAGTTATACAAGGAGTCAGTCATTCTTGGTTTATACAACTTCTGATTTGAAGTAATGAAATTCCCTAACAAATCCTCCCTCAAAGTAGACACGAGGAAAGAACTACGACTCTGCAATAAAGATTGATGTAAAGACGGGGCTTTTGGCAGCAATAGAagctttcttctttctctttttcgcAGAAGACAGCATCAGCGACAGTCACAGGAGCAAGATGTTTCTTCTCAGCCTTTCCTGGAGATAAAGAAGCAACTGCAGAAAATTGAAATCTGCCTGTTACGACTTTTAACTGCGCTCCATAGGGATCTTGCTTGGGGGTAACCCAGTAGTGAAAGTACTGGTTTGGATGACCTTCAGAGTGTATGCTTCTTGCTTCAATGCAGTTCAGTTGCAACCTTTGTCTACATTAGCATATTTATGCAAAATCATAATACTTTTATGCTTGATGTGCATtgcatgaagtaaaataatttgGTTATCGTCTCTATCTTCATGAGGTCGGATAAgatctgcatacactctaccttCCTCAGACCTCACTTATTGGATTTCATTGAGTATGTTGTTATCACACATTAAagattgatatttatttatagaAGAGAATTTTTAATGATTGATGCTCTATTTCAAGAGTACCATTTGCTATGTAGAACTTGGTGGCAATGGCCCCATTTATCCATAGAGTGTtttcctctttttcctttttttttcttccatatACATAGGATTGATTTTTGGTTCGTTTTTTAAgattaaattttcaagaaaaaattgtTTTGACCAATTTTTCTAAGCCCACAAAACTTCAATTACTTTTTTCCAAGTTTTTGTAATCGCATTACTTTGATGTGTTGTTATTccgttttttttattttttatcctaTGAGATGATTTCGTTATTATTTGTTATGTTTGCTTTACATTTATATGCTATTTTTAACATTGATTTATTATGAgttatttgagtttttgaaaacTTCTCTACCTCCATGAGTATACCCTACCCTTGAGATTATGctggtatattgttgttgttcgaTACAACCCTCAACTTCTAAACACcattttccaacttcattttctaaatttcattattaaacttaaacttcaatttcattttttcaaCCAAATCTATGTTTAAATGCTAGTGTATGACAAGTGTATACCTCTTTGTCAATTACCAGAAAAGATTATTCCTTGTTTTCAGCTGCAAGTTATATATCTTGACTCATCTTAAAGGTCACTACATTTAAATCCAATTTATGGTCCACTTTTTAACACTCCCATCAACCCAAATTTAAAgtattcatatatttttttccccCAATACACCAACGGTCAAAATATACATTGTTGAGAAAACAAaacaatgaataaaataaaatagttatGCTAATTGCCATGTTTTACACAAAGTAAACAGAGCAACCAGTCTAAAagctaaaaatttaaaaaacaaaaaagaccACTCAATAATCTTAAAGTATTTGATCGGAAAGTGGTGGCAGTCGCCGGAAAAAGTTGACGGGGACGGATGGCATGTCGTTGCGGAACCGAGGGTGGCGCAAGTAGTACAGTCCTGACCCTAACACAAATGCCTTGAATGGAACCACATAAAAGACCAATGAAGCAAATAAGCACACCACCACAAATATACCAGTAGCTCTAGGATCCCTCCAATTGAACAGTGCTTCTAGTCTTTCCCCTTGTGCTGCTACATCACCTAGTAGTGTTTGTGCCCTCCCTGCTAGTGCCCTCAACCTGTCATACCGGACACGAACATGTTCCATAGGCCTCAAGCTTGGGAACCCATCAAACTCCTCATCGAGCTCATCGGGGCCTATTGCATCTACATAGGACAATCGAGGATCCATGGTGATTGCAACACATTGGCGATACCAGAACCTAAGGGAAATGATCAAGaatgtatacatacatattgTAGGTAACACTAGGTGTGGACATAACACAATGGCTATCAATAGTATATGTACCAAGATTGTTGTTGGTGGGTGCACCCATGTCCTAATTCCATCGAGCCAACGAGCTAACGTGGCTGCTCTAGACAAGCACCCTACCACCCTGAACCAATTTGCCTTGCTACGTCGCATACTCCATATGTGTGTGTCTGAATCCAACATACATTGAACCACTTCTTGGCCTAATGCTGGTTCTGATCTAGCCAATCTTGCTGTCACAATCCTCATAGCTGTGTGCCTTAATATGTCCTGTTGGGCTGGTCCAAATGGGCGCACATAATGCATTCTTGGCAACATAGGATTAGTATAAGCCTGTATCAAACTCAACCATGATGAACAATTCAATCTTAAAGCAATCTCAATGTCACCCATTTTCTTTGCACCACTAGGGAGCAAGACCATAAGTGAATAAGTACCCATGTAAACCTTATTCGTGTCGAGCGTAGAGAGTCGTACCCTTAGCTTCCCGAGTCGTACATCCTTCTTGAGGGCATCGTCGTGCTTGTACCTCCCATTATCAAACACCCCAATCGTCAACACGGTGCAAGGATCGTACACATCCCATGTATACTGCTCGTTCCACCTCGGATTGAAACAACAAGGATGGTTCGCGTCCGGATCCACTTGGGCCCGTACTTTGCCACCACGTAGGCATCGGTGGTGCCACGTGTACCATCTTTCGTTTTCACAGGGAGGAGATTGTTGGCCCCTCTAATACCAACTTCAAGCAATCCAATAGGTGGTTTGGACAATTGTTTTGTCGTCGCTCTTACATCACTTGTTAAATGTGCTGCTTCATCAAGCATGTGATAACCACCCTCCAAACAAGTTCGCACATGTATTCTACCGGCATACGACTTTTTCTCATCGCCAATCAAATTGAACCACCTTGATCTCGGCTCTGATTTGTCGTTGGTACGCTTATCGATAGATGTCACCTGCACCTTAGCATACCCCACCACTTGACCATTACTAACATCTTCCACTGTGATCACTAGAAACGGCTCGAACGGCTCGGCGGCCACGAATACAAGGTCTTCATTCCACGTAGGATTGGACGCCGAGCTAGACGAGCCTACTGTTGTTCGGCTCGTCTTGAGTAACTGCGCGCCCAGTTGAGCTTTCATGTAGAGGTCCGGACTTCGAACCTTAGGCTTGGCACCACCCGAACCTAGCTGCAAGTCTTGGGTTTGGATAACCGTTAGCCTTAAATACCACAGCTTCGGATAAAGGTAAACTTTGGCTCGGGTTTCCGGTATCAGCCCACCGGAGTCCGACTGCCATGCCTCGTTAAATGCTTCGTCCGCCTGAGTCCCGACCCACACCGCCAGCATGACGTCATTTTCTGGTGAGGTCTGATTCTGATTGCTGGTGACACTTTCTAAACTGTACCATTATGGAGCTAATGGACTGTCCGGCGGTACTCTTTTCGGAACTTCCTGCAAATCAAACGACACTGTTTCGATGCAATTCTCGGCGGTTTTATCATCAGCACCTTTCTTTTCGACCCAAATGGAGACTTCTAACGAAGTTGAGTTCAATCCTGTTgagtttaattgatagtttaaatgggaaattgagggaaaaagaagtggagagaaaaatgatatgttctctcttgctttattaaataagctttggtcccacataggtggtggaaatgaaaagtctcctacttaaaagtagaagcactccttcatgttgctaaaaggtcaagaagagggtctcccctcgcgccgtcgtcgtcgctcgctcgctcggctcgacttcggctacggctacggctacggctacggctacggctacggctatggctacggctacggctacggctacggatTCGGATTCGgtccaaattttctttaaattttaattaattaagtgaaaaaatcctgatccgcgacccgtttctttccttttcttaatttaaaaatatttccctccgtttttccaacggatttttgaaaggttgcaaccttgtccgaaaagttgcaaaccttttctcaacagacAAATCTTTTTCCAACaagtgccttttcttaaaaggtgtaaacagtctatatatatgttaatcctcagaatgttccatacgaaaattctgaaataacatcttcttcttcttcttctttctgcactttctAAAATCATGTGATATACAaccttcaagtggttcgcagtTACTAAaatttggtgagtaaatcgttctatcctaggaggaaagattccaaaacctcgggtactttgaggggaataatttccttaaggacacactgtgcattcagtgggctcgattttgttcttgcattaattttccagattctgtgttttattacctttagttgttgttactgtttttaatatttacaatacag
This sequence is a window from Solanum dulcamara chromosome 10, daSolDulc1.2, whole genome shotgun sequence. Protein-coding genes within it:
- the LOC129870305 gene encoding protein CHROMOSOME TRANSMISSION FIDELITY 7-like isoform X1; the protein is MQSKINSFFKPFSSSISITHKNVDSSDICSDEFDYKKVQPEILVTYKRRCQNSNGQMNVASTGEASKEINLEVPSLEVGKYGKILNKKRKYAQFYLELGQSDFLLHTCTVCGFKYAKGDEEDEKFHKTFHKNYTHGIPFKGWRTERILRIPTLEIGRIILVLEDDPTPQRNKVMEVVKMMEMELGDGWIYHQLCKVYLFVSSQRISGCLVAEPIKRAYKILSRPEGSRCNVSPEKEAKQTSTTLQFGGVSFQREMVRRNQSTKSCEESDESDSGVVLCEKEAVSALCGIRAIWVTPSNRRKHIASYLLDAARESFCKDLVLKRSELAYSQPTSAGKAFISSYTRSQSFLVYTTSDLK
- the LOC129870305 gene encoding protein CHROMOSOME TRANSMISSION FIDELITY 7-like isoform X2 — its product is MNVASTGEASKEINLEVPSLEVGKYGKILNKKRKYAQFYLELGQSDFLLHTCTVCGFKYAKGDEEDEKFHKTFHKNYTHGIPFKGWRTERILRIPTLEIGRIILVLEDDPTPQRNKVMEVVKMMEMELGDGWIYHQLCKVYLFVSSQRISGCLVAEPIKRAYKILSRPEGSRCNVSPEKEAKQTSTTLQFGGVSFQREMVRRNQSTKSCEESDESDSGVVLCEKEAVSALCGIRAIWVTPSNRRKHIASYLLDAARESFCKDLVLKRSELAYSQPTSAGKAFISSYTRSQSFLVYTTSDLK